The Sulfurimonas sp. HSL3-2 genome segment GCACGAACTTTTTTTACAAGTTCCAAACCATTCATCTCAGGCATGTTCCAGTCGGTAATAAGCATACCTAGATCTGGATTTTCATTTAATACGTTCCACCCTTGTAATCCGTCTTCACCTTCTAAAACATCTTTGTAACCCAAACGAGCCAAAGTATTTTTAATGATACGACGCATTGTAGAACTATCATCAACGACTAATAATTTCAAATATAATCCTTTTTATAAATTATATGTTTTTTTTTATAGAATTTAGGCTAATAATAGCCTAATTTAGTTTGAAATAACTTTAAACATATGTTCTAAGTCCAAAGTACCCTCGTAATATGCCTTTCCGATAATGACGCCGTCAACCTCGTTTGTTGCCATTAACGCTTCAATATCACTTGCATCTTTTACTCCACCGCTTGCAATCGTACTCACGCCGCTTGCTCTTGCGATATCAAGAGTAAAATCGACATTTACGCCACTTAATGTACCGTCTTTGCCGACATCCGTACAAATAATCGCTTCAACACCCGCATTTGCGAACTCACGAGCCAGATCAGTAGCTTTCATAGTGCTCACCTCTCCCCAGCCCTCGACCGCTACATAACCGTCGATCGCATCT includes the following:
- a CDS encoding chemotaxis response regulator CheY; the protein is MKLLVVDDSSTMRRIIKNTLARLGYKDVLEGEDGLQGWNVLNENPDLGMLITDWNMPEMNGLELVKKVRADARFKDLPIIMVTTEGGKAEVITALKAGVNNYIVKPFTPQVLKEKLAAVMGIEG